GAAGGCTTGAAGCCCGGAAGATTGAGGCTGGTCTTAGCCCACAGCAAGGCGTTATCCTTGTTCGCTGTCCACCATTTAATGAATTCCCATGCCTCATCATGATGCTTGGAGCCCTCAGGAATAACGAGTCCGAAGCCGCCCATCACACTGCCTTTGTCGCCGCCCGGTCCGGCAGGAGGCGGTACAATGCCATAATCGAGATCTTTACCGTATTTGTTATAGGTACTGAGCATCCAGGGCCCGGAATAGAGCATGGCGACCTTGCCTGTAACGAAGGCATCCTGCCCTTCGCCAAGTCCCAGCTCAAAGCCAACCTTATACACCTTTTCTTTGTTCATCAGGCGGTCCCAGAATTCAAGCACCTGCTTGCCCTGCTCATTATTGAAATTGGTTTGGCCATCCTCTGTAAGCATCTGGCCGCCAGCCTGCTGGAGATACATATTGAACAGGCCGAGGTCACCCATGGAGAAGCCTGCCACCTCTAGCTTGTCGCCGTTCCACTTGGTCAGCTTAGCAGCAGCCTGCTCCAGTTCATCCCAGGTAGCCGGAGGCTGAAGTCCCGCTTCGTCCAGCAGCTTCTTATTGTAGAATAACGCCCGGGCATCAACGGTCAGCGGAAGCCCGTATAACTTATTGTCATGGGAGAGCTCGGTCAAGGACTCGCTGTAGAAATCATCCTTGGAAATGCCGTCACGCGTTAAGTACTCATCCACCGGATGCAGCACGTTCTTGGGAGCATACAGCGAGGTCCGCCAGCGGTCCCAGAACAGCACATCGGGAGCGCCGCCATTCGTAGCCGCAGTCAGGAATTTGGTGATCATATCCTGCTGCAGCACATATTTGACATGAATCTTATCCTGGGATTTGTTGAAGGCATTCACCATGGTCTCGAACTGCTTCTGGCCTTCACCGCCCCAATCGCCCCAGAACGTGAGCTCCGTCTTCTTTCCGCTGCTGCCGCTTCCGGCTTTGCCCTCATTCGCAGCATTCTCTTGTCCCGAATTGCCACTGCAGCCCGCCGCCAAGGCAGCGACCATCATCACCGAGAGTGCCGTAACCAAACCTTTTTTCATTGCTTCATCCCCTTAATTTGTATTTGTCTGTTACAGGTTCCAGGGCTGCCAGCCTCTTTGCTCCACAAGTTAATCTTCCGCCAGACCCCTGCTCGCTTTCAGTCGGAATGACCTCCTTTTTATTCAATGAAGCGCTTTCACAAATGAGTATATTGGCATTTAAATGATATGTCAATATGTATTTATAGATAATAATATACTAACATATGAAATGCACTGTAATTGCTAGACTGCAAGCTTCACCTCCGAACCGGAGACGGATCCATTTGAGCGCACCAAAAAAACCCATCCGGCGGAATGGGTTTGCGGATTACAGCAGCTTGTTGTGACGGACAGGGCCGGTCGAATTCCCGGGAACCAGCTCAGCTTCCAGCATCACCTTATTGGGGACGGATTGGCCGTTCATAATACTGAGCACATTCTCCAGGGCAATCCGGCCCATCTCCTCTTCATTCTGCCGCATATGGGTGAAGGCATAGCCGCTGCCCAGATGTGTCGGCGGACTGTCAAAGCATATAATGGAGATATCCTCAGGTACACGCAGTCCCAGACGTTCCACCGCAGTCTTCGCGAGCAGCGCGATATTGTATTCAATGGCAAATAACGCCGTGATTGACGGATGGCTCTGCAGATGGGTTACAAGCCGCGAGAGGTCCCGTTCAATATTATCTGTATTAAAAGACTTTGGCAGCGTCGAGGTTAAATCGCTGACCCACAGCTCCTTGTCCACCACGACTCCCCGCTGGGCATGGGCTTGAATGAAGCCCTCAATCCGGTCCTCCACGGCAGTGGTATCCACGGGAGGCGGAGACAGAAATGAAATATGCGTATGCCCGAGGTCAAACAAATACTCCGTCGCATCGAGAGCTGCCTCCAGATTATTGGAGCTGATGGATGCCGCAGCC
This genomic interval from Paenibacillus sp. FSL H8-0332 contains the following:
- a CDS encoding ABC transporter substrate-binding protein; the encoded protein is MKKGLVTALSVMMVAALAAGCSGNSGQENAANEGKAGSGSSGKKTELTFWGDWGGEGQKQFETMVNAFNKSQDKIHVKYVLQQDMITKFLTAATNGGAPDVLFWDRWRTSLYAPKNVLHPVDEYLTRDGISKDDFYSESLTELSHDNKLYGLPLTVDARALFYNKKLLDEAGLQPPATWDELEQAAAKLTKWNGDKLEVAGFSMGDLGLFNMYLQQAGGQMLTEDGQTNFNNEQGKQVLEFWDRLMNKEKVYKVGFELGLGEGQDAFVTGKVAMLYSGPWMLSTYNKYGKDLDYGIVPPPAGPGGDKGSVMGGFGLVIPEGSKHHDEAWEFIKWWTANKDNALLWAKTSLNLPGFKPSMEDPFFQDDPQWKPFLDTLEFAKIRPAHPGYSVMETDALAPNLQLNQQNKQSIEDTLKKAQEQGDKMLKDNAVVK
- a CDS encoding GntR family transcriptional regulator; protein product: MTESTSSKPMYEKIFDEVKESILTEAYKPGERVPSEKELAETYKVSRITSKKALEMLAAERLIVRKPGRGSFVADASAGQPDPGMNITTPAAMKIHSGDKTVGLIITDFGNSYGTGLIYGMEQASRDSDCFLVLRRTFGIPENEEQAIQKLLKLGVDGLIIFPAQGEYFNAEILKLVIRRFPLVLVDRHLKGVAAASISSNNLEAALDATEYLFDLGHTHISFLSPPPVDTTAVEDRIEGFIQAHAQRGVVVDKELWVSDLTSTLPKSFNTDNIERDLSRLVTHLQSHPSITALFAIEYNIALLAKTAVERLGLRVPEDISIICFDSPPTHLGSGYAFTHMRQNEEEMGRIALENVLSIMNGQSVPNKVMLEAELVPGNSTGPVRHNKLL